Proteins encoded by one window of Amaranthus tricolor cultivar Red isolate AtriRed21 chromosome 4, ASM2621246v1, whole genome shotgun sequence:
- the LOC130810398 gene encoding sucrose transport protein SUC2-like, with translation MSSDEPKFVEKQTQNVSTPLWKIIVVAAIAAGVQFGWALQLSLLTPYVQLLGVSHTMSSLIWLCGPISGIVVQPTVGYTSDRCKSKYGRRKPFITMGTILICLAVLLIGFAADIGHKLGDDIKNMSKPRAVALFVIGFWILDIANNMVQDPSRAFLADLSRQDHKKMRMSNGFFSFFMAVGNILGYAAGSTPNLYKVLPFTKTAVCDTYCANLKSCFLIDIVILVTMVVVALSTVKEPEIETILDHQTPFFKQVKDSFSNLGKPMWALFAVTAFNWIAWFPFLMFNTDWVGLEIYGGNPQGNQGQQRLYDMGVRTGALGLMLTASTLGCMSLFIDPLSRLLGGSRRLWGLVNFILAGALACTVPLTKAAEKSRSHMMNPLTPPNNSIKSGTLVLFAATGIPQAATFSIPFALASMFSSDSGVGHGLSLGLMNLAICIPQMFVSIICGPWDKLFGGGNLPAFVLGAFSAVISGVLALVVIPPASGNA, from the exons atgaGTTCTGACGAACCAAAATTCGTCGAGAAGCAAACACAAAATGTTTCAACTCCGCTATGGAAGATCATTGTGGTAGCCGCAATTGCAGCAGGGGTGCAATTTGGATGGGCGCTACAACTCTCACTTTTGACCCCATACGTCCAACTTTTAGGTGTAAGCCACACAATGTCATCTTTAATATGGCTATGTGGTCCGATTTCGGGTATTGTGGTACAACCTACGGTGGGATACACGAGCGATCGTTGCAAATCCAAATATGGACGTAGAAAACCATTCATAACGATGGGTACAATCTTGATTTGTCTTGCTGTATTATTGATTGGATTTGCTGCTGATATTGGTCATAAACTTGGCGATGATATTAAAAACATGTCTAAACCTAGGGCTGTTGCTCTCTTTGTTATTGGGTTTTGGATTCTTGATATTGCCAATAACATGGTTCAG GATCCAAGTAGAGCATTCTTGGCAGATCTATCAAGACAAGACCATAAAAAGATGAGAATGTCCAATGGTTTCTTCTCATTTTTTATGGCAGTTGGTAACATTTTAGGGTATGCAGCAGGATCAACTCCAAACCTATACAAAGTCTTACCATTTACAAAAACAGCAGTTTGTGACACATATTGTGCAAACCTTAAATCTTGTTTTCTAATTGACATTGTTATTCTTGTTACTATGGTTGTTGTAGCCCTTTCTACTGTTAAAGAACCCGAAATCGAAACCATTTTAGATCATCAAACTCCATTTTTTAAACAAGTTAAGGACTCTTTTAGCAACCTTGGAAAGCCTATGTGGGCACTCTTCGCTGTTACTGCTTTCAATTGGATTGCTTGGTTCCCATTCTTGATGTTTAACACTGATTGGGTTGGTCTTGAGATTTACGGCGGTAATCCCCAG GGTAATCAAGGACAACAAAGATTATATGATATGGGAGTAAGAACAGGAGCACTAGGGCTAATGTTAACAGCATCAACACTAGGATGCATGTCTCTTTTCATTGACCCATTGTCAAGATTGCTAGGTGGTTCTAGGAGATTATGGGGTCTTGTTAATTTTATCTTGGCTGGTGCATTAGCATGCACAGTACCTTTAACCAAAGCTGCTGAGAAATCAAGGAGTCATATGATGAATCCTCTTACTCCTCCTAATAATAGTATCAAGAGTGGCACTTTAGTCCTTTTCGCCGCTACCGGTATTCCACAAGCG GCCACTTTCAGTATTCCATTTGCTTTGGCATCAATGTTTTCATCTGACTCCGGAGTTGGCCATG GCCTTTCATTAGGATTGATGAATCTGGCAATTTGTATACCACAG ATGTTTGTATCAATAATTTGTGGGCCATGGGATAAACTATTTGGAGGTGGAAACTTACCAGCCTTTGTACTAGGTGCATTCTCCGCAGTGATCAGTGGTGTTTTAGCCCTTGTTGTGATACCTCCAGCAAGCGGCAATGCATAA